In Candidatus Tectomicrobia bacterium, one DNA window encodes the following:
- a CDS encoding 3-oxoacid CoA-transferase subunit B produces the protein MTFARRLEAAALGPDDIARRVAREVPDGAVVNLGIGIPTRVANFVPPERGILFMAENGILGVGPRPPKGREDRDLVNASREPITALPGAAIFGHADSFAMIRGGHVDIAVLGALQVSAGGDLANWTVPGAGKGGIGGAMDLATGARAVYAIMTHLTKEGELKLLEECTYPLTARRVVTKLFTDIAFIEFTPEGPLLREVAQGLTAEDVQRASAPRLRVAEPLGALAREEGP, from the coding sequence TTGACTTTCGCTCGGAGGCTTGAGGCGGCCGCGCTCGGCCCGGACGATATCGCCCGCCGCGTGGCGCGCGAGGTGCCGGACGGCGCGGTGGTGAACCTGGGGATCGGCATCCCCACCCGGGTGGCGAACTTCGTCCCCCCGGAGCGGGGCATCCTCTTCATGGCCGAGAACGGCATCCTGGGCGTGGGGCCCCGGCCGCCCAAGGGCCGGGAGGACCGCGACCTCGTGAACGCCTCACGAGAGCCCATCACCGCGCTGCCGGGCGCGGCCATCTTCGGCCACGCGGACTCCTTCGCCATGATCCGGGGCGGCCACGTGGACATCGCCGTGCTGGGCGCGCTCCAGGTTTCGGCCGGGGGCGACCTCGCCAACTGGACGGTGCCGGGCGCGGGCAAGGGCGGCATCGGCGGCGCGATGGACCTCGCCACCGGCGCGCGCGCCGTCTACGCCATCATGACCCACCTCACCAAGGAGGGGGAGCTGAAGCTCCTGGAGGAGTGCACCTATCCCCTCACCGCGCGCCGGGTGGTGACCAAGCTCTTCACCGACATCGCCTTCATCGAGTTCACGCCCGAGGGGCCCCTCCTCCGGGAAGTGGCGCAGGGCCTCACCGCCGAGGACGTGCAGCGGGCCAGCGCGCCCCGGCTGCGCGTCGCCGAGCCCCTCGGGGCGCTGGCGCGGGAGGAGGGGCCGTGA
- a CDS encoding CDP-alcohol phosphatidyltransferase family protein: MPPSLTLATKITLGRVLLVPLFAISLAYHRHGWALFLFLLASLADTVDGHLARRRGEMTSLGALLDPIADKLLMVTAYVLLGVSGEVPAWLAVLVVSRDVLLCLGCMVLFMTSGFAAPAPSYLGKTTTALQMLAILAALAASAAGAGGGAWLAALFALTGALTAASGIHYLFFVGARNAAPPEGNR, from the coding sequence TTGCCTCCATCGCTCACGCTGGCGACGAAGATCACCCTCGGCCGGGTGCTGCTCGTCCCCCTCTTCGCCATCTCGCTGGCCTACCACCGGCACGGGTGGGCGCTCTTCCTGTTCCTCCTGGCCAGCCTGGCCGACACGGTGGACGGCCACCTCGCCCGCCGCCGGGGCGAGATGACCTCGCTGGGGGCCCTGCTGGACCCGATCGCCGACAAGCTGCTGATGGTGACGGCCTACGTCCTGCTGGGCGTCTCCGGGGAGGTCCCCGCCTGGCTGGCCGTCCTGGTGGTGTCCCGGGACGTGCTCCTGTGCCTGGGATGCATGGTGCTCTTCATGACCTCGGGCTTCGCCGCGCCGGCCCCGTCCTACCTGGGGAAGACGACCACCGCCCTTCAGATGCTGGCCATCCTCGCCGCCCTCGCGGCGAGCGCCGCCGGAGCGGGCGGGGGGGCGTGGCTCGCCGCCCTGTTCGCGCTGACGGGGGCCCTCACGGCGGCTTCGGGGATTCACTACTTGTTCTTCGTGGGAGCGCGGAACGCCGCCCCGCCGGAAGGGAACCGCTAG
- a CDS encoding rRNA pseudouridine synthase, translating into MSEIRLQKIISQAGVASRREAERLISEGRVTVNGRAVTELGAKADPGADAVKVDGKLITRREPPAYFVMNKPRNVLTTMRDEEEKGRPTVADLLPPGGRRVFPVGRLDFDAEGAILFTNDGELAHRLTHPSFQVPRVYEVKVKGAPDAKALARMGRRGASRPPRGSGAGPEPAGVRLLPSKTESNAWLRIELREGRHHHIKKMCEEAGHPVLKLTRRSFAGVKILGLAPGAVRPLTEAEVARLKALIGLGRPAPSPAPRSREGWALPKSRRPARARGAEAAKGRGDSKPSGKGRPRSKGRRRAP; encoded by the coding sequence ATGTCCGAAATCCGTCTCCAGAAGATCATCTCCCAGGCCGGGGTCGCCTCCCGCCGGGAGGCCGAGCGCCTCATCTCGGAGGGCCGGGTGACGGTGAACGGGCGCGCGGTCACCGAGCTGGGGGCGAAGGCGGACCCGGGCGCGGACGCCGTCAAGGTGGACGGCAAGCTCATCACCCGCCGCGAGCCCCCCGCCTACTTCGTGATGAACAAGCCCCGCAACGTCCTCACCACCATGCGGGACGAGGAGGAGAAGGGCCGGCCCACGGTGGCGGACCTGCTGCCTCCGGGCGGGCGGCGCGTCTTCCCGGTCGGCAGGCTGGACTTCGACGCCGAGGGGGCGATCCTCTTCACGAACGACGGGGAACTCGCCCACCGCCTCACCCACCCGAGCTTTCAGGTGCCCCGCGTCTACGAGGTCAAGGTGAAGGGCGCGCCGGACGCCAAGGCGCTGGCCCGCATGGGCCGGCGCGGCGCCAGCCGCCCCCCCCGGGGCTCCGGCGCCGGGCCCGAGCCCGCCGGGGTGCGGCTCCTGCCCAGCAAGACCGAGAGCAACGCCTGGCTCCGCATCGAGCTGCGGGAGGGCCGGCATCACCACATCAAGAAGATGTGCGAGGAGGCGGGCCACCCGGTCCTCAAGCTCACGCGCCGTTCCTTCGCGGGGGTGAAGATACTGGGGCTGGCCCCGGGCGCGGTCCGGCCCCTGACCGAGGCGGAGGTGGCCCGCCTGAAGGCCCTGATCGGGCTCGGAAGGCCCGCGCCCTCCCCCGCCCCGCGCTCCCGCGAGGGATGGGCCCTGCCCAAGTCCCGCCGCCCGGCCCGCGCCAGGGGCGCGGAGGCCGCCAAGGGCCGCGGAGATTCCAAGCCCTCCGGCAAAGGACGGCCCAGGAGCAAGGGGCGGCGCCGGGCGCCATGA
- a CDS encoding ABC transporter substrate-binding protein, with the protein MRRIFFSIAVCAVLVSALGAPPRAGAAKKGGTLRIAMEGNIPHMDGTVVLGLPIKFYREISGSSLVMVNEKYEIVGDLAHKWEFSDEGRVITFHLRPGAKFHDGTPLDAEAVKWNFDLINGRLETDWMKEEKKKNPKFKFNSSYNLYLYQVKKVEVVDKHTVRLHQQDLGKGMTLPALAGYFTRITFVSPTAYNRDYDKFKRLPVYSGPFKITEYKHNQLVVMERFKDYYIKDRPHLDRIEIYYMPDANQRLNALRAGQIDMIFSVPLSLVATLEKTPGVKLHTGRTATTMGIPINNQRGPFKDVRVRKALGCHGIDRALIVRTALRGLSEPWASFSGPGARDAIDLTAECRFDPAKVKSLLAEAGYGPQKPFKFQMPIINSDPTYAEIAQIMKTTYGQMGIQMDIQVLDRATWVNLFVLRRVADMTIQDTLPTFDFNSASHTFYSKTFLDYYMMKDPKVDAMVEEWRSTIDPKKQIEISHRLQRYIVDQGYYPSVAGSPFIQATRDYVKDFAFRNKIIFTLRDTWLDK; encoded by the coding sequence ATGCGACGGATCTTTTTCTCCATAGCCGTATGCGCCGTACTCGTGTCGGCCCTGGGCGCCCCGCCCCGCGCCGGAGCCGCCAAGAAGGGGGGGACGCTCCGCATCGCCATGGAGGGAAACATCCCCCACATGGACGGGACCGTGGTGCTCGGCCTGCCGATCAAGTTCTACCGCGAGATCTCAGGCTCGAGCCTCGTCATGGTCAACGAGAAGTACGAGATCGTGGGCGACCTGGCCCACAAGTGGGAGTTCTCGGACGAAGGGCGGGTTATCACCTTCCATCTGAGGCCCGGGGCGAAGTTCCACGACGGCACCCCGCTCGACGCCGAGGCCGTGAAGTGGAACTTCGACCTCATCAACGGCCGGCTCGAGACGGACTGGATGAAGGAGGAGAAGAAGAAGAACCCCAAGTTCAAGTTCAACTCGAGCTATAACCTCTATCTTTACCAGGTGAAGAAGGTGGAGGTGGTGGACAAGCACACCGTGCGGCTCCACCAGCAGGACCTGGGCAAGGGCATGACGCTCCCCGCCCTCGCCGGCTACTTCACCCGCATAACCTTCGTTTCGCCCACGGCCTACAACCGCGACTACGACAAGTTCAAGCGGCTGCCGGTCTACAGCGGGCCCTTCAAGATCACCGAGTACAAACACAACCAGCTCGTGGTGATGGAGCGGTTCAAGGACTATTACATCAAGGATCGCCCCCATCTCGACCGCATCGAGATCTACTACATGCCGGACGCCAACCAGCGCCTGAACGCCCTGCGCGCCGGCCAGATCGACATGATCTTCAGCGTGCCCCTCTCCCTGGTGGCCACCCTCGAGAAGACCCCCGGCGTGAAGCTCCACACCGGCCGGACGGCGACCACCATGGGGATCCCCATCAACAACCAGCGCGGCCCCTTCAAGGACGTCCGCGTGCGCAAGGCGCTCGGCTGCCACGGCATCGACCGCGCCCTCATCGTGCGCACCGCCCTCCGCGGGCTGTCTGAGCCGTGGGCCTCCTTCTCCGGCCCGGGCGCCCGGGACGCCATCGACCTGACGGCGGAGTGCCGCTTCGACCCGGCGAAGGTCAAGTCCCTCCTCGCCGAGGCGGGCTACGGCCCCCAGAAACCCTTCAAGTTCCAGATGCCCATCATCAACTCCGACCCCACCTACGCCGAGATCGCCCAGATCATGAAGACCACCTACGGACAGATGGGGATCCAGATGGACATCCAGGTCCTCGATCGGGCCACGTGGGTGAACCTCTTCGTCCTGCGGCGGGTGGCCGACATGACCATCCAGGACACTTTGCCCACCTTCGACTTCAACTCGGCCAGCCACACCTTCTACTCCAAGACCTTCCTCGACTACTACATGATGAAGGACCCGAAGGTGGACGCCATGGTCGAGGAATGGCGCTCCACCATCGATCCGAAGAAGCAGATCGAGATCAGCCACCGCCTCCAGCGCTACATCGTGGATCAGGGCTACTACCCCTCGGTGGCGGGCTCCCCCTTCATCCAGGCGACCCGGGACTACGTGAAGGACTTCGCCTTCCGCAACAAGATCATCTTCACCCTCAGGGACACCTGGCTGGACAAATAG
- a CDS encoding haloacid dehalogenase type II has protein sequence MGLLGVKAIAFDVFGTVVDWRSSLIREGEAMGRAKGISADWAAFAGAWQAGKDPAIERIRLGAAPWSTLDAIHRARLDLLLGQFGISGLEEEEKDQFNRAWHRLAPWPDSVPGLQRLKRHYAVTTLSNGNFSALVNMARHAGLPWDCVIAVDLFGCYKPAPEVYLGAADLLGLAPGEVMLAAAHNYDLRAAHANGLRTGYIRRPLEFGPGQKTDLEPDQTWDVMAESIEELAEKMGA, from the coding sequence ATGGGCCTCCTCGGCGTGAAAGCCATCGCCTTCGACGTCTTCGGCACCGTGGTGGACTGGCGCTCGAGCCTCATCCGCGAGGGGGAGGCGATGGGCCGGGCGAAGGGCATCTCCGCCGACTGGGCGGCCTTCGCCGGCGCCTGGCAGGCCGGCAAGGATCCCGCCATCGAGCGCATCCGGCTGGGGGCGGCCCCCTGGTCCACGCTGGACGCCATCCACCGCGCGAGGCTCGACCTCCTCCTCGGCCAGTTCGGGATCTCCGGGCTCGAAGAGGAGGAGAAGGACCAGTTCAACCGCGCCTGGCACCGCCTCGCGCCCTGGCCGGACTCGGTGCCCGGCCTCCAGCGCCTCAAGCGGCACTACGCGGTCACGACCCTCTCGAACGGGAACTTCTCGGCGCTGGTGAACATGGCCAGGCACGCGGGCCTGCCCTGGGACTGCGTCATCGCGGTCGACCTCTTCGGCTGCTACAAGCCCGCCCCGGAGGTGTACCTGGGGGCGGCGGACCTCCTGGGGCTCGCCCCCGGCGAGGTGATGCTGGCGGCGGCCCACAACTACGACCTGCGCGCCGCGCACGCCAACGGCCTCCGGACGGGCTACATCCGGCGGCCCCTCGAGTTCGGCCCCGGCCAGAAGACGGACCTCGAGCCCGATCAGACGTGGGACGTCATGGCGGAGAGCATCGAGGAACTGGCGGAGAAAATGGGAGCGTAG
- a CDS encoding cob(I)yrinic acid a,c-diamide adenosyltransferase, with protein sequence MSLVTKRGDDGNTDLWFADRVPKYHPQVEAYGAVYEAQAALGLGRALAPEWLKPAILKIQKDLFVASSELATQRGKAPRLKERVGPALVAWAEAEIARYEEAIKLTDWYISGESAGGAALDLGLTILRRAERWAVRLRDEGYLENPDLLIYLNRLSDLLFLMARAVDRGVEVPS encoded by the coding sequence ATGTCCCTCGTCACCAAGCGCGGCGACGACGGCAACACCGACCTCTGGTTCGCCGACCGCGTCCCCAAGTACCACCCCCAGGTCGAGGCCTACGGCGCCGTCTACGAGGCCCAGGCGGCGCTCGGCCTCGGGCGCGCCCTCGCCCCCGAGTGGCTCAAGCCCGCCATCCTCAAGATCCAGAAGGACCTTTTTGTGGCCAGCAGCGAGCTCGCCACCCAGCGGGGCAAGGCGCCCCGCCTGAAGGAGCGGGTGGGGCCCGCCCTCGTGGCCTGGGCGGAGGCCGAGATCGCCCGCTACGAGGAGGCGATCAAGCTCACGGACTGGTACATCTCGGGGGAATCCGCGGGCGGGGCCGCGCTGGACCTGGGCCTCACCATCCTCCGCCGCGCCGAGCGCTGGGCGGTGCGCCTGCGGGACGAGGGCTACCTCGAGAACCCGGACCTCCTCATCTACCTCAACCGGCTCTCGGACCTCCTGTTCCTGATGGCGCGGGCGGTGGACCGGGGGGTGGAGGTGCCGAGTTAG
- a CDS encoding fused MFS/spermidine synthase gives MARRAPAAAREDAAAGWETWYLYICVFLSGGSILILEIAAGRVLAPHFGNTLFTWTSMIGIILAALSLGYSAGGRLADRAPSFRMFFLLMIIGAALVALVPFLRAVLMPVLERGLSLRSGPIFAGILLFVAPSFILAILTPYAVKLKASDERLIGTVTGDLFTWSTVGSIAGTFATGFFFIPAFGLNSIFLATSVALALAGGAGLWLTRGHGAGPGLKAVQGAALLAAVCLAAGAAWAGRPPGRLPQTIHFQENMYHTIRIQNWEDGGRQVFELYLDSQPEAAMVAGDDRALHFRYSRFLALGRVALPEMRSAFFLGGGGFTMPKALHLSRPAVDITVAELDPDVIQAGRRFFHLDRYPKVRVLPGDGRRVLRETGGQWDFIVGDAYRGLRNIPPHLVTREFFEEVRGKLAPGGAFLMNLIAHRSGPGGVLYASVYRTLASVFPDVWVFSTDPALPGAAQNVLFFAFRDREEGRFLSLMGRLEADPQLAFIAGSRVAPPLPGAYGPVLTDDYNPVEYLVSQGF, from the coding sequence ATGGCCAGGCGAGCGCCCGCCGCGGCCCGCGAGGACGCGGCGGCCGGATGGGAAACATGGTATCTCTACATCTGCGTGTTCCTCTCGGGAGGCTCCATCCTCATTCTTGAGATCGCGGCGGGCCGGGTGCTGGCCCCCCATTTCGGCAACACGCTCTTCACCTGGACGAGCATGATCGGCATCATCCTCGCCGCCCTGAGCCTGGGCTACTCGGCCGGGGGGCGCCTGGCCGACCGCGCCCCCTCGTTCCGCATGTTCTTCCTCCTCATGATCATCGGCGCGGCCCTGGTGGCGCTGGTGCCCTTCCTGCGGGCGGTCCTCATGCCCGTCCTCGAGCGGGGGCTGAGCCTGCGCTCGGGCCCCATCTTCGCGGGCATCCTCCTCTTCGTGGCCCCGAGCTTCATCCTGGCCATCCTCACCCCCTACGCCGTCAAGCTCAAGGCGAGCGACGAGCGCCTCATCGGCACGGTGACGGGGGATCTCTTCACCTGGTCCACGGTGGGGAGCATCGCGGGCACCTTCGCCACCGGCTTCTTCTTCATCCCGGCCTTTGGGCTGAACTCGATCTTTCTGGCGACTTCGGTGGCCCTGGCCCTGGCGGGAGGGGCCGGGCTCTGGCTGACCCGCGGGCACGGCGCCGGCCCGGGCCTCAAGGCGGTGCAGGGAGCCGCCCTGCTGGCCGCCGTCTGCCTCGCGGCCGGAGCCGCCTGGGCGGGGCGGCCGCCCGGCAGGCTGCCGCAGACCATCCACTTCCAGGAGAACATGTACCACACCATCCGCATCCAGAACTGGGAGGACGGCGGGCGCCAGGTGTTCGAGCTCTACCTCGACTCCCAGCCGGAGGCCGCGATGGTGGCGGGCGACGACCGCGCCCTGCACTTCCGCTATTCCCGGTTCCTCGCCCTGGGGAGGGTCGCGCTGCCGGAGATGCGGAGCGCCTTCTTCCTGGGGGGCGGGGGGTTCACCATGCCCAAGGCCCTCCATCTCTCGCGCCCCGCAGTCGACATCACCGTGGCCGAGCTCGACCCCGACGTGATCCAGGCGGGGCGCAGGTTCTTCCACCTGGACCGTTATCCCAAGGTCCGCGTCCTCCCGGGGGACGGCCGGCGCGTGCTGCGCGAGACCGGCGGCCAATGGGACTTCATCGTGGGAGACGCCTACCGGGGGCTCAGGAACATCCCGCCCCATCTGGTGACCCGGGAGTTCTTCGAGGAGGTGCGGGGCAAGCTGGCGCCGGGCGGCGCCTTCCTGATGAATCTCATCGCCCACCGCTCCGGCCCCGGCGGGGTGCTCTACGCATCGGTCTACCGCACCCTCGCCTCGGTCTTCCCGGACGTCTGGGTGTTCAGCACCGATCCGGCCCTGCCCGGCGCGGCGCAGAACGTGCTCTTCTTCGCCTTCCGCGACCGGGAGGAAGGCCGCTTCCTCTCCCTCATGGGCCGGCTCGAGGCCGATCCGCAGCTCGCCTTCATCGCGGGCTCGCGGGTGGCGCCTCCCCTGCCGGGCGCCTACGGGCCCGTCCTCACCGACGACTACAATCCGGTGGAGTACCTGGTGTCGCAGGGTTTCTGA
- a CDS encoding cyclic nucleotide-binding domain-containing protein — protein sequence MGMGVPGHWDMQPHELTDVQRHLVQKLQMNYHFFSEMTGEEIAAFLRLCKQVAFEKGQSIFRQGESAKDFYLVISGEVSITIQDREVARLGPGHVFGEMSLLERIPRTASAAAAEPVRLFAISASVMSEKTPNLAYKVLLGVAQEMSEKLRESNAHLGAS from the coding sequence ATGGGCATGGGCGTTCCCGGGCATTGGGACATGCAGCCCCACGAACTGACGGACGTCCAGCGCCACCTCGTCCAGAAGCTCCAAATGAACTATCACTTTTTTTCCGAAATGACCGGAGAGGAGATCGCCGCCTTCCTCCGGCTGTGCAAGCAAGTGGCGTTCGAGAAGGGCCAGTCCATCTTCCGGCAGGGAGAAAGCGCCAAGGATTTCTACCTGGTGATCTCGGGGGAGGTGTCCATCACCATCCAGGATCGCGAGGTGGCCCGCCTGGGCCCCGGGCACGTTTTTGGCGAGATGTCGCTGCTCGAGCGGATCCCCCGCACGGCCTCGGCGGCCGCGGCGGAGCCGGTGCGGCTGTTCGCCATCTCCGCGTCGGTCATGAGCGAGAAGACGCCCAACCTCGCTTACAAGGTGCTGCTGGGGGTCGCGCAGGAAATGTCCGAGAAGCTCCGCGAGTCGAACGCCCACCTCGGGGCGTCGTAG
- a CDS encoding tartrate dehydrogenase: protein MAKHRIALVPGDGIGPEVVGEAVRVLRSLARSERGLSFGFASFPWGSDYYHAKGRMCPEDYLERLRPFDAILLGAVGRPDIPDHITLNQLLLPIRRGFDLYINARPIVLYEGLESPLKGCGPGDIDMLFFRENTEGEYSPIGGRHYQGFPGEVAAQVALFTRRGCERIIAAAFEASLKRGKHVTNVTKSNAQGHTLVLWDEVFAEVAARPRYKKVKTAKYLVDAAALEFVRRPGRFDVVVSTNLFADILTDLGAAIVGGLGVAASANTNPARTAPGMFEPVHGSAPDIMGKGIANPVAAVLSAGLMLDYLGEERAARRLERAVRGHLAQGNRTRDLGGTATTKEATADIIRRL from the coding sequence ATGGCCAAGCATCGGATCGCGCTGGTACCCGGAGACGGAATCGGGCCCGAGGTCGTGGGCGAGGCGGTGCGCGTCCTGCGCTCGCTCGCCCGGAGCGAGCGGGGGCTCTCGTTCGGCTTCGCGTCCTTCCCGTGGGGGAGCGACTACTACCACGCCAAGGGCCGCATGTGCCCGGAGGACTATCTCGAGCGCCTCCGCCCCTTCGACGCCATCCTGCTCGGCGCCGTGGGCCGGCCCGACATCCCCGACCACATCACCCTGAACCAGCTCCTCCTGCCCATCCGCCGGGGTTTCGACCTCTACATCAACGCCCGGCCCATCGTCCTCTACGAGGGGCTCGAGTCCCCCCTCAAGGGCTGCGGCCCGGGCGACATCGACATGCTCTTCTTCCGCGAGAACACCGAGGGCGAGTACAGCCCCATCGGCGGCCGCCACTACCAGGGCTTCCCCGGGGAGGTGGCCGCCCAGGTGGCGCTGTTCACCCGGCGGGGCTGCGAGCGCATCATCGCCGCCGCCTTCGAGGCCTCCCTCAAGCGCGGGAAGCACGTCACCAACGTCACCAAGTCCAACGCCCAGGGCCACACCCTGGTGCTCTGGGACGAGGTGTTCGCCGAGGTGGCCGCGCGCCCGCGCTACAAGAAGGTGAAGACCGCCAAGTACCTCGTGGACGCCGCCGCGCTGGAGTTCGTCCGCCGCCCCGGCCGCTTCGACGTGGTGGTCTCGACCAACCTCTTCGCCGACATCCTCACCGACCTGGGCGCGGCCATCGTGGGGGGCCTGGGCGTCGCCGCCAGCGCCAACACCAACCCCGCCCGCACCGCCCCCGGCATGTTCGAGCCCGTCCACGGCTCCGCCCCCGACATCATGGGGAAGGGCATCGCCAACCCCGTCGCGGCCGTCCTCTCGGCCGGGCTGATGCTGGACTACCTCGGCGAGGAGCGCGCCGCCCGGCGCCTCGAGCGGGCCGTGCGCGGCCACCTGGCCCAGGGCAACCGCACCCGGGACCTCGGCGGCACGGCCACCACCAAGGAGGCCACCGCCGACATCATCCGGCGGCTGTAG
- a CDS encoding AI-2E family transporter, with protein sequence MNGTHGNETSVLLTWKRIWLILILIGVIWMLMNARAALTPLIISFILAYILHPLVDILERRRIPRTAAVLILLLAVALVIFVLWVSIAPLVERQFSAFAQRMPGYIKVAESWVERMVQRFQLVPAEDVRRFITQNLSSLGRLPLEALQAGGNFLLQTTRGIVSLVLGAAYLALIPVMTFYLLRDMNKLSGMLFTYIHPAFQPEVRKRLDRLDELLGSFIKGQLTVGVILSVLYVAGFYLVGLPLWLVLGLITGIVSMFPYVEWIVALPLAIGLAALAYQDWLHPLAVLAVFGVVSPVGGMFIVPRVVGDRVGLHPVVVIASIMIGGELMGFMGILLAVPLAAAIKVGLEAVYDYYIADTKQAAP encoded by the coding sequence TTGAACGGGACGCACGGAAACGAGACCTCCGTCCTCCTGACCTGGAAGCGGATCTGGCTCATCCTCATCCTGATCGGCGTCATCTGGATGCTGATGAACGCGCGGGCCGCGCTGACCCCCCTGATCATCTCCTTCATCCTGGCCTACATCCTGCACCCACTGGTGGACATCCTGGAGCGCCGGCGGATTCCGCGGACGGCGGCCGTCCTCATCCTGCTGCTGGCGGTGGCGCTCGTCATCTTCGTCCTCTGGGTCAGCATCGCGCCGCTGGTGGAACGGCAGTTCTCAGCCTTCGCCCAGCGCATGCCGGGTTACATCAAGGTGGCGGAGAGCTGGGTGGAGCGCATGGTGCAGCGCTTCCAGCTCGTCCCCGCGGAGGACGTCCGCCGGTTCATCACCCAGAACCTCTCCTCCCTGGGCCGGCTGCCCCTGGAGGCGCTCCAGGCGGGCGGGAACTTCCTCCTCCAGACGACGCGCGGCATCGTGTCGCTCGTCCTGGGCGCCGCCTACCTGGCGCTCATCCCGGTGATGACGTTCTACCTCCTCCGGGACATGAACAAGCTCTCCGGGATGCTCTTCACCTACATCCATCCCGCCTTCCAGCCCGAGGTCCGGAAGCGGCTCGACCGGCTGGACGAGCTGCTCGGCTCCTTCATCAAGGGACAGCTCACGGTGGGGGTCATCCTCTCCGTTCTCTACGTCGCCGGCTTCTATCTCGTGGGCCTCCCCCTCTGGCTGGTGCTGGGACTGATAACGGGCATCGTCTCGATGTTCCCCTACGTCGAATGGATCGTGGCCCTTCCCCTGGCCATAGGCCTCGCCGCGCTCGCCTACCAGGATTGGCTCCATCCCCTGGCGGTACTGGCGGTCTTCGGCGTCGTCTCGCCGGTCGGCGGGATGTTCATCGTCCCCCGCGTGGTGGGGGACCGGGTGGGCCTGCACCCGGTGGTGGTGATCGCCTCGATCATGATCGGCGGCGAGCTGATGGGCTTCATGGGCATCCTGCTCGCCGTGCCCCTGGCCGCGGCCATCAAGGTGGGCCTCGAGGCCGTCTACGACTACTACATCGCGGACACGAAGCAGGCCGCCCCCTGA
- a CDS encoding 3-oxoacid CoA-transferase subunit A, translating into MPAPPKVYSSSAEAVADIPDGAVILLGGFGGVGVPENLLAAMADHPARELTVVSNHAGFGERGLGRLLRQGKVRKMICTYAFHKSAFIFRELYMAGKIELEQIPQGTLAERLRAAGAGIPAFYTPTGAGTLAAEGKEIRSFNGREALLEYALPGDFALIKAHTADRLGNLVYRGTAGNFNPVMAAAARVAIAEVERIVETGGIPPEQVHTPSVYVGRVVRGENLDFRSEA; encoded by the coding sequence GTGCCCGCGCCCCCAAAGGTTTACTCCTCCTCCGCCGAGGCCGTGGCGGACATCCCCGACGGCGCCGTCATCCTCCTCGGCGGCTTCGGCGGGGTGGGCGTGCCCGAGAACCTCCTCGCCGCCATGGCGGACCACCCGGCGCGTGAGCTGACCGTCGTCTCGAACCACGCCGGGTTCGGGGAGCGGGGCCTGGGCCGCCTCCTGCGCCAGGGCAAGGTGCGCAAGATGATCTGCACCTACGCCTTCCACAAGAGCGCCTTCATCTTCCGGGAGCTCTACATGGCCGGGAAAATCGAGCTCGAGCAAATCCCCCAAGGCACCCTGGCCGAGCGCCTCAGGGCCGCCGGGGCGGGCATCCCCGCCTTCTACACCCCCACGGGCGCGGGCACGCTCGCCGCCGAGGGGAAGGAAATCCGCTCCTTCAACGGCCGCGAGGCCCTGCTGGAGTACGCCCTGCCCGGGGACTTCGCCCTCATCAAGGCCCACACGGCCGACCGGCTGGGGAACCTCGTCTACCGGGGAACGGCCGGGAACTTCAACCCCGTCATGGCGGCGGCGGCGCGGGTGGCCATCGCCGAGGTGGAGCGCATCGTGGAGACGGGAGGCATCCCGCCCGAGCAGGTCCACACGCCCTCCGTGTACGTGGGCCGCGTCGTCCGGGGAGAGAACCTTGACTTTCGCTCGGAGGCTTGA